The following are encoded together in the Conger conger chromosome 11, fConCon1.1, whole genome shotgun sequence genome:
- the LOC133140162 gene encoding cytotoxic granule associated RNA binding protein TIA1-like isoform X3, with product MMMMDDEQPKTLYVGNLSRDVTEALILQLFSQIGPCKSCKMIVDTAGNDPYCFVEFYEHRHAAAALAAMNGRKIMGKEVKVNWATTPSSQKKDTSNHFHVFVGDLSPEITTDDIKAAFAPFGRISDARVVKDMATGKSKGYGFVSFFNKWDAENAIQQMGGQWLGGRQIRTNWATRKPPAPKTAYESNTKHLSFDEVVNQSSPSNCTVYCGGVTTGLTEQLMRQTFSPFGQIMEIRVFPDKGYSFVRFNSHEGAAHAIVSVNGTSIEGHVVKCYWGKETPDMMNPMQQVQMPQQNKVGFAAQPYGQWGQWYGNAQQIGQYVPNGWQVPTYSVYGQAWNQQGFNPVQASAGWTGLSAVSNGGPVEPSQAGNGSVLANQSGLGAAGYPPH from the exons ATGATGATGATGGACGACGAACAGCCTAAGACACT GTACGTGGGGAATCTCTCCCGGGACGTGACAGAGGCTCTCATTCTGCAGCTCTTCAGCCAGATCGGCCCATGCAAGAGCTGTAAAATGATCGTAGAT ACGGCAGGTAACGATCCGTACTGCTTTGTGGAGTTCTACGAGCACAGACATGCCGCGGCCGCGCTGGCCGCGATGAACGGGCGTAAGATAATGGGTAAG gaAGTTAAGGTCAACTGGGCCACAACTCCAAGCAGCCAGAAGAAGGACACTAGCA aTCACTTCCATGTGTTTGTGGGAGACCTGAGCCCTGAAATCACCACAGATGACATTAAGGCCGCTTTCGCGCCCTTTGGGAGGATATC CGACGCTCGTGTTGTGAAAGACATGGCCACCGGCAAGTCCAAAGGCTACGGCTTTGTCTCCTTCTTCAATAAGTGG GATGCGGAGAACGCCATTCAGCAGATGGGGGGGCAGTGGCTGGGCGGACGGCAGATCAGGACCAACTGGGCCACGAGaaagccccccgcccccaagaCCGCGTACGAGA GTAACACCAAGCACCTGTCCTTCGACGAGGTGGTGAACCAGTCCAGCCCCAGCAACTGCACCGTGTACTGCGGGGGGGTGACCACAGGCCTCACTG AACAACTGATGAGACAGACCTTCTCTCCCTTCGGACAAATCATGGAAATCCGAGTCTTCCCGGATAAGGGATATTCCTTCGTCAG GTTTAACTCCCACGAGGGGGCAGCCCACGCCATCGTGTCGGTGAACGGCACGTCGATAGAGGGCCACGTGGTGAAGTGCTACTGGGGCAAGGAGACGCCCGACATGATGAACCCCATGCAGCAGGTGCAGATGCCCCAG CAGAACAAGGTTGGCTTTGCGGCCCAGCCGTACGGCCAGTGGGGACAGTGGTACGGCAACGCGCAGCAGATTGGCCAGTACGTGCCCAATGGCTGGCAGGTGCCCACGTACAGTGTTTACGGGCAAGCCTGGAACCAGCAGGGCTTCAA TCCCGTGCAGGCCAGTGCAGGCTGGACAGGGCTGAGCGCCGTGTCTAACGGCGGGCCAGTGGAGCCCTCTCAGGCAGGGAACGGCAGTGTGCTCGCTAACCAGTCCGGCCTGGGAGCCGCGGGATACCCTCCACACTGA
- the LOC133140162 gene encoding cytotoxic granule associated RNA binding protein TIA1-like isoform X1, translating into MMMMDDEQPKTLYVGNLSRDVTEALILQLFSQIGPCKSCKMIVDTAGNDPYCFVEFYEHRHAAAALAAMNGRKIMGKEVKVNWATTPSSQKKDTSNHFHVFVGDLSPEITTDDIKAAFAPFGRISDARVVKDMATGKSKGYGFVSFFNKWDAENAIQQMGGQWLGGRQIRTNWATRKPPAPKTAYESNTKHLSFDEVVNQSSPSNCTVYCGGVTTGLTEQLMRQTFSPFGQIMEIRVFPDKGYSFVRFNSHEGAAHAIVSVNGTSIEGHVVKCYWGKETPDMMNPMQQVQMPQQNKVGFAAQPYGQWGQWYGNAQQIGQYVPNGWQVPTYSVYGQAWNQQGFKTRCDTKRWGSTPDTGPKACSPSPLPLRLKTKRKRKKKKKIFFFISLADFFFFCAPSPPLFFFFFGEMEKKIPLALLPLTTVTVPVVLLYIFVFFPEVYYRLMNCRFHPDPGKLGLWTGHMGPSALPSFMPRPLSPWSPPFLPASSGITRLHSECHVSHATSFVLFCTFYCSREMVVHFFCSVFLTK; encoded by the exons ATGATGATGATGGACGACGAACAGCCTAAGACACT GTACGTGGGGAATCTCTCCCGGGACGTGACAGAGGCTCTCATTCTGCAGCTCTTCAGCCAGATCGGCCCATGCAAGAGCTGTAAAATGATCGTAGAT ACGGCAGGTAACGATCCGTACTGCTTTGTGGAGTTCTACGAGCACAGACATGCCGCGGCCGCGCTGGCCGCGATGAACGGGCGTAAGATAATGGGTAAG gaAGTTAAGGTCAACTGGGCCACAACTCCAAGCAGCCAGAAGAAGGACACTAGCA aTCACTTCCATGTGTTTGTGGGAGACCTGAGCCCTGAAATCACCACAGATGACATTAAGGCCGCTTTCGCGCCCTTTGGGAGGATATC CGACGCTCGTGTTGTGAAAGACATGGCCACCGGCAAGTCCAAAGGCTACGGCTTTGTCTCCTTCTTCAATAAGTGG GATGCGGAGAACGCCATTCAGCAGATGGGGGGGCAGTGGCTGGGCGGACGGCAGATCAGGACCAACTGGGCCACGAGaaagccccccgcccccaagaCCGCGTACGAGA GTAACACCAAGCACCTGTCCTTCGACGAGGTGGTGAACCAGTCCAGCCCCAGCAACTGCACCGTGTACTGCGGGGGGGTGACCACAGGCCTCACTG AACAACTGATGAGACAGACCTTCTCTCCCTTCGGACAAATCATGGAAATCCGAGTCTTCCCGGATAAGGGATATTCCTTCGTCAG GTTTAACTCCCACGAGGGGGCAGCCCACGCCATCGTGTCGGTGAACGGCACGTCGATAGAGGGCCACGTGGTGAAGTGCTACTGGGGCAAGGAGACGCCCGACATGATGAACCCCATGCAGCAGGTGCAGATGCCCCAG CAGAACAAGGTTGGCTTTGCGGCCCAGCCGTACGGCCAGTGGGGACAGTGGTACGGCAACGCGCAGCAGATTGGCCAGTACGTGCCCAATGGCTGGCAGGTGCCCACGTACAGTGTTTACGGGCAAGCCTGGAACCAGCAGGGCTTCAA GACACGCTGCGATACGAAGCGCTGGGGCTCCACTCCAGACACGGGGCCCAAAGCGTGTTCTCCATCTCCACTCCCTCTCCGACttaagacaaaaagaaaaaggaaaaaaaaaaaaaagatttttttttttatatcacttgctgactttttttttttttgtgctccctcccccccactttttttttttttttttggggaaatggaaaaaaaaatcccacttGCCCTGTTGCCCTTGACAACAGTCACCGTTCCGGTTGTCCTACTatacatatttgtattttttcctgAAGTATATTACCGTCTGATGAACTGCAGATTCCATCCTGACCCAGGAAAGCTGGGACTCTGGACAGGTCACATGGGCCCCTCAGCCCTGCCCTCTTTTATGCCACGCCCTCTGTCCCCATGGAGCCCCCCGTTCCTCCCTGCATCCTCTGGAATAACTCGTCTTCATTCGGAGTGCCATGTTTCACACGCCACATCATTCgttttattttgtactttttattGCTCTCGGGAGATGGTTGTCCATTTTTTTTGTTCCGTTTTTCTCACTAAGTAG
- the LOC133140162 gene encoding cytotoxic granule associated RNA binding protein TIA1-like isoform X2, producing MATGKSKGYGFVSFFNKWDAENAIQQMGGQWLGGRQIRTNWATRKPPAPKTAYESNTKHLSFDEVVNQSSPSNCTVYCGGVTTGLTEQLMRQTFSPFGQIMEIRVFPDKGYSFVRFNSHEGAAHAIVSVNGTSIEGHVVKCYWGKETPDMMNPMQQVQMPQQNKVGFAAQPYGQWGQWYGNAQQIGQYVPNGWQVPTYSVYGQAWNQQGFKTRCDTKRWGSTPDTGPKACSPSPLPLRLKTKRKRKKKKKIFFFISLADFFFFCAPSPPLFFFFFGEMEKKIPLALLPLTTVTVPVVLLYIFVFFPEVYYRLMNCRFHPDPGKLGLWTGHMGPSALPSFMPRPLSPWSPPFLPASSGITRLHSECHVSHATSFVLFCTFYCSREMVVHFFCSVFLTK from the exons ATGGCCACCGGCAAGTCCAAAGGCTACGGCTTTGTCTCCTTCTTCAATAAGTGG GATGCGGAGAACGCCATTCAGCAGATGGGGGGGCAGTGGCTGGGCGGACGGCAGATCAGGACCAACTGGGCCACGAGaaagccccccgcccccaagaCCGCGTACGAGA GTAACACCAAGCACCTGTCCTTCGACGAGGTGGTGAACCAGTCCAGCCCCAGCAACTGCACCGTGTACTGCGGGGGGGTGACCACAGGCCTCACTG AACAACTGATGAGACAGACCTTCTCTCCCTTCGGACAAATCATGGAAATCCGAGTCTTCCCGGATAAGGGATATTCCTTCGTCAG GTTTAACTCCCACGAGGGGGCAGCCCACGCCATCGTGTCGGTGAACGGCACGTCGATAGAGGGCCACGTGGTGAAGTGCTACTGGGGCAAGGAGACGCCCGACATGATGAACCCCATGCAGCAGGTGCAGATGCCCCAG CAGAACAAGGTTGGCTTTGCGGCCCAGCCGTACGGCCAGTGGGGACAGTGGTACGGCAACGCGCAGCAGATTGGCCAGTACGTGCCCAATGGCTGGCAGGTGCCCACGTACAGTGTTTACGGGCAAGCCTGGAACCAGCAGGGCTTCAA GACACGCTGCGATACGAAGCGCTGGGGCTCCACTCCAGACACGGGGCCCAAAGCGTGTTCTCCATCTCCACTCCCTCTCCGACttaagacaaaaagaaaaaggaaaaaaaaaaaaaagatttttttttttatatcacttgctgactttttttttttttgtgctccctcccccccactttttttttttttttttggggaaatggaaaaaaaaatcccacttGCCCTGTTGCCCTTGACAACAGTCACCGTTCCGGTTGTCCTACTatacatatttgtattttttcctgAAGTATATTACCGTCTGATGAACTGCAGATTCCATCCTGACCCAGGAAAGCTGGGACTCTGGACAGGTCACATGGGCCCCTCAGCCCTGCCCTCTTTTATGCCACGCCCTCTGTCCCCATGGAGCCCCCCGTTCCTCCCTGCATCCTCTGGAATAACTCGTCTTCATTCGGAGTGCCATGTTTCACACGCCACATCATTCgttttattttgtactttttattGCTCTCGGGAGATGGTTGTCCATTTTTTTTGTTCCGTTTTTCTCACTAAGTAG
- the LOC133139905 gene encoding prominin-2-like isoform X2, translating to MVFLLGRRGWLLLLVSMAPLCCADPTQSCDITAQPDFISLAHSLVLPVHGTTGPLTPLYSFARSFLDAVQPNAFPNDIVQGAVDHKQLDVSEVAGYEAGYLVCLILALLYMVLMPVLGGVFVWRHYHGNSGGITPSSPSSRRHWGIAMGTCLAVTTILLLAGVILAFNTNNRTRENMEPGLYHLRTNLGVMEKALSSIPEKIELILEQYSAPKAEMEKHFKGVGDNIGQALILAFDPEAKEALSDLSVSVQDAVHTRESLQVVHTIRSRMQPRQRLLQAQLAELRQGLEQTRTSCPACGLPSTNQLHTDAEYRMMPSVKPQLERFPPAIQFTSLVEQANASFSGIPEICKNQTAPSVKALMVNVENTRTSMNSASQQFPSLKSLSEVVSDVRHAVSIYGTHLNRYDYQRWAVAVMFCTLILLIVLLTTLGLALGLLPLCRPDLNPAHCQGPLERIAVTLLRVAVVLTLIFSWLFIILVFITLFFGGNVHTFGCRSWKRGEIFEFFDQYDGLFSSLNSSRSEDDSTPLLNLSTAEIYHGCKTGQSLFHSMEFSQLFDLEDFLNTSKYMAGFRQDLHNMSINLQDFQLLSSEGRRNVQQFRDSGIDRIVYAEFWMQLSRPVTKTNLTVFAEQLDMAAQTQEDDSIRMDLERKAGKTRELSVLVQQQLQDAKKLNASVKALSVISTHFKANINKALQSIWQIQQGLQKSVQSVVGNVSQCTLHKAKIILGRYLDWVRHTIINEILQCQWLSVSLDNVYTALCENVIDPWNAFCLCLGWCCAFLIPAVIFSLFTANYLQPAQCHRFTANDLPLASKEESGKPEEKAGKAEPNIYAALTTIHLRNQDNLYKN from the exons ATGGTATTTCTGCTCGGACGCCGCggctggctgctgctgctggtttcCATGGCCCCGCTATGCTGCGCGGATCCGACCCAAAGCTGCGACATCACAGCCCAGCCCGATTTTATCAGCCTTGCGCACAGCCTGGTGCTGCCAGTCCACGGCACAACCGGCCCGCTGACGCCGCTGTACAGCTTCGCTCGGAGCTTTCTGGACGCGGTGCAGCCCAACGCGTTCCCAAACG ACATAGTGCAAGGAGCTGTGGACCACAAACAGCTGGATGTCTCTGAG GTGGCAGGTTATGAGGCTGGGTACCTGGTGTGTCTGATCCTGGCTCTCCTGTACATGGTCCTCATGCCTGTCCTGGGCGGAGTCTTTGTCTGGAGACATTACCATGGTAACAGCGGAGGGATTACCCCATCATCGCCATCGTCACGGCGACATTGGGGCATTGCTATGGGGACATGTCTGGCTGTCACCACCATCTTACTCCT GGCAGGTGTGATTCTGGCCTTCAATACCAACAACAGAACCAGAGAGAACATGGAGCCCGGACTGTACCATTTAAGGACCAATCTGGGGGTCATGGAGAAGGCTCTCAGCTCCATCCCTgag AAAATTGAGCTGATCCTTGAGCAGTACTCTGCTCCCAAAGCTGAAATGGAAAAGCATTTCAAAG GTGTTGGTGACAACATTGGCCAGGCCCTTATCCTGGCGTTTGACCCGGAAGCGAAGGAGGCCCTCAGTGACCTGTCAGTCTCAGTTCAAG ACGCAGTGCACACCAGAGAGAGCCTGCAGGTTGTGCACACGATCAGATCCCGCATGCAGCCGAGGCAGAGACTGCTGCAGGCCCAGCTGGCCGAGCTCAGACAGGGCCTGGAGCAGACCAGGACCTCATGCCCCGCCTGCGGGCTGCCCTCCACCAATCAGCTGCACAcagacgctgaatacagaatg ATGCCTTCAGTGAAGCCTCAGCTAGAAAGGTTTCCACCAGCGATCCAGTTCACAAGCCTGGTGGAACAG GCTAACGCTTCCTTCAGTGGAATTCCCGAGATTTGTAAAAACCAGACAGCGCCTTCTGTAAAAG CTCTTATGGTTAACGTGGAGAACACAAGGACATCAATGAATAGCGCCAGCCAGCAGTTCCCCTCTCTGAAGTCTCTCTCCGAGGTGGTGTCTGATGTCAGACATGCTGTCAGCATTTATGGGACACATTTAAATCGCTATGACTACCAAAG GTGGGCAGTAGCTGTGATGTTCTGCACTCTGATCCTGCTCATCGTGCTGCTCACGACCCTCGGCCTTGCTCTGGGGCTGCTGCCACTATGCcgtcctgacctcaaccccgcCCACTGCCAGGGTCCACTTGAGCGCATCGCTGTGACCCTGCTCAGAGT TGCAGTGGTCCTGACCCTCATCTTCTCCTGGCTCTTCATCATCCTTGTCTTCATCACCTTATTCTTTGGAGGAAATGTTCACACCTTTGGTTGCAGGAGCTGGAAGAGAGGGGAGATTtttgag TTTTTCGACCAATACGATGGCCTGTTCAGCAGCCTGAATAGCAGTCGATCTGAGGACGACTCCACCCCTCTGCTGAACCTGAGTACAGCTGAGATCTACCA TGGCTGTAAGACTGGACAGTCCCTCTTCCACTCCATGGAGTTCAGCCAGCTGTTTGACCTGGAAGACTTCCTGAACACCAGCAAG TACATGGCAGGCTTCAGGCAGGACCTCCACAACATGTCCATAAACCTGCAGGACTTTCAGCTACTGTCCTCAGAGGGGAGGAGGAATGTCCAACAATTCAGGGACAGCGGAATCGACAGAATCGTGTACGCTGAGTTTTGGATGCAG TTGAGCAGGCCAGTGACGAAGACAAACCTCACAGTTTTTGCAGAACAGCTGGACATGGCAGCGCAAACACAA GAAGATGACAGCATAAGGATGGACTTAGAGAGGAAGGCTGGTAAGACCAGGGAATTGAGTGTACTCGTCCAGCAGCAGCTTCAGGATGCA AAAAAGTTGAACGCGAGTGTGAAGGCGCTGTCAGTGATCAGCACCCACTTCAAG GCTAACATAAACAAAGCACTGCAGAGCATCTGGCAAATCCAACAGGGACTACAGAAATCGGTGCAGAGCGTTGTGGGAAAT GTTTCTCAGTGCACACTGCATAAGGCCAAGATTATTTTGGGCCGATACCTGGACTGGGTGCGTCACACG ATTATAAATGAGATTCTGCAGTGCCAGTGGCTGTCGGTATCACTGGATAATGTGtacacagccctgtgtgagaatgtgatCGACCCTTGG AACGCgttctgcctgtgtttgggcTGGTGCTGTGCGTTCCTGATCCCCGCGGTGATCTTCAGTCTCTTTACCGCCAACTACCTACAGCCGGCACAGTGTCACCGCTTTACCGCCAACGACCTGCCACTTGCCAG TAAAGAAGAATCAGGCAAGCCTGAAGAGAAAGCAGGAAAGGCCGAACCAAACATTTACGCTGCCCTTACAACAATCCATCTGAGAAACCAAGATAACCTCTACAAAAactga
- the LOC133139905 gene encoding prominin-2-like isoform X1: MVFLLGRRGWLLLLVSMAPLCCADPTQSCDITAQPDFISLAHSLVLPVHGTTGPLTPLYSFARSFLDAVQPNAFPNDIVQGAVDHKQLDVSEVAGYEAGYLVCLILALLYMVLMPVLGGVFVWRHYHGNSGGITPSSPSSRRHWGIAMGTCLAVTTILLLAGVILAFNTNNRTRENMEPGLYHLRTNLGVMEKALSSIPEKIELILEQYSAPKAEMEKHFKGVGDNIGQALILAFDPEAKEALSDLSVSVQDAVHTRESLQVVHTIRSRMQPRQRLLQAQLAELRQGLEQTRTSCPACGLPSTNQLHTDAEYRMMPSVKPQLERFPPAIQFTSLVEQANASFSGIPEICKNQTAPSVKALMVNVENTRTSMNSASQQFPSLKSLSEVVSDVRHAVSIYGTHLNRYDYQRWAVAVMFCTLILLIVLLTTLGLALGLLPLCRPDLNPAHCQGPLERIAVTLLRVAVVLTLIFSWLFIILVFITLFFGGNVHTFGCRSWKRGEIFEFFDQYDGLFSSLNSSRSEDDSTPLLNLSTAEIYHGCKTGQSLFHSMEFSQLFDLEDFLNTSKYMAGFRQDLHNMSINLQDFQLLSSEGRRNVQQFRDSGIDRIVYAEFWMQLSRPVTKTNLTVFAEQLDMAAQTQEDDSIRMDLERKAGKTRELSVLVQQQLQDAKKLNASVKALSVISTHFKANINKALQSIWQIQQGLQKSVQSVVGNVSQCTLHKAKIILGRYLDWVRHTIINEILQCQWLSVSLDNVYTALCENVIDPWNAFCLCLGWCCAFLIPAVIFSLFTANYLQPAQCHRFTANDLPLASSKEESGKPEEKAGKAEPNIYAALTTIHLRNQDNLYKN; the protein is encoded by the exons ATGGTATTTCTGCTCGGACGCCGCggctggctgctgctgctggtttcCATGGCCCCGCTATGCTGCGCGGATCCGACCCAAAGCTGCGACATCACAGCCCAGCCCGATTTTATCAGCCTTGCGCACAGCCTGGTGCTGCCAGTCCACGGCACAACCGGCCCGCTGACGCCGCTGTACAGCTTCGCTCGGAGCTTTCTGGACGCGGTGCAGCCCAACGCGTTCCCAAACG ACATAGTGCAAGGAGCTGTGGACCACAAACAGCTGGATGTCTCTGAG GTGGCAGGTTATGAGGCTGGGTACCTGGTGTGTCTGATCCTGGCTCTCCTGTACATGGTCCTCATGCCTGTCCTGGGCGGAGTCTTTGTCTGGAGACATTACCATGGTAACAGCGGAGGGATTACCCCATCATCGCCATCGTCACGGCGACATTGGGGCATTGCTATGGGGACATGTCTGGCTGTCACCACCATCTTACTCCT GGCAGGTGTGATTCTGGCCTTCAATACCAACAACAGAACCAGAGAGAACATGGAGCCCGGACTGTACCATTTAAGGACCAATCTGGGGGTCATGGAGAAGGCTCTCAGCTCCATCCCTgag AAAATTGAGCTGATCCTTGAGCAGTACTCTGCTCCCAAAGCTGAAATGGAAAAGCATTTCAAAG GTGTTGGTGACAACATTGGCCAGGCCCTTATCCTGGCGTTTGACCCGGAAGCGAAGGAGGCCCTCAGTGACCTGTCAGTCTCAGTTCAAG ACGCAGTGCACACCAGAGAGAGCCTGCAGGTTGTGCACACGATCAGATCCCGCATGCAGCCGAGGCAGAGACTGCTGCAGGCCCAGCTGGCCGAGCTCAGACAGGGCCTGGAGCAGACCAGGACCTCATGCCCCGCCTGCGGGCTGCCCTCCACCAATCAGCTGCACAcagacgctgaatacagaatg ATGCCTTCAGTGAAGCCTCAGCTAGAAAGGTTTCCACCAGCGATCCAGTTCACAAGCCTGGTGGAACAG GCTAACGCTTCCTTCAGTGGAATTCCCGAGATTTGTAAAAACCAGACAGCGCCTTCTGTAAAAG CTCTTATGGTTAACGTGGAGAACACAAGGACATCAATGAATAGCGCCAGCCAGCAGTTCCCCTCTCTGAAGTCTCTCTCCGAGGTGGTGTCTGATGTCAGACATGCTGTCAGCATTTATGGGACACATTTAAATCGCTATGACTACCAAAG GTGGGCAGTAGCTGTGATGTTCTGCACTCTGATCCTGCTCATCGTGCTGCTCACGACCCTCGGCCTTGCTCTGGGGCTGCTGCCACTATGCcgtcctgacctcaaccccgcCCACTGCCAGGGTCCACTTGAGCGCATCGCTGTGACCCTGCTCAGAGT TGCAGTGGTCCTGACCCTCATCTTCTCCTGGCTCTTCATCATCCTTGTCTTCATCACCTTATTCTTTGGAGGAAATGTTCACACCTTTGGTTGCAGGAGCTGGAAGAGAGGGGAGATTtttgag TTTTTCGACCAATACGATGGCCTGTTCAGCAGCCTGAATAGCAGTCGATCTGAGGACGACTCCACCCCTCTGCTGAACCTGAGTACAGCTGAGATCTACCA TGGCTGTAAGACTGGACAGTCCCTCTTCCACTCCATGGAGTTCAGCCAGCTGTTTGACCTGGAAGACTTCCTGAACACCAGCAAG TACATGGCAGGCTTCAGGCAGGACCTCCACAACATGTCCATAAACCTGCAGGACTTTCAGCTACTGTCCTCAGAGGGGAGGAGGAATGTCCAACAATTCAGGGACAGCGGAATCGACAGAATCGTGTACGCTGAGTTTTGGATGCAG TTGAGCAGGCCAGTGACGAAGACAAACCTCACAGTTTTTGCAGAACAGCTGGACATGGCAGCGCAAACACAA GAAGATGACAGCATAAGGATGGACTTAGAGAGGAAGGCTGGTAAGACCAGGGAATTGAGTGTACTCGTCCAGCAGCAGCTTCAGGATGCA AAAAAGTTGAACGCGAGTGTGAAGGCGCTGTCAGTGATCAGCACCCACTTCAAG GCTAACATAAACAAAGCACTGCAGAGCATCTGGCAAATCCAACAGGGACTACAGAAATCGGTGCAGAGCGTTGTGGGAAAT GTTTCTCAGTGCACACTGCATAAGGCCAAGATTATTTTGGGCCGATACCTGGACTGGGTGCGTCACACG ATTATAAATGAGATTCTGCAGTGCCAGTGGCTGTCGGTATCACTGGATAATGTGtacacagccctgtgtgagaatgtgatCGACCCTTGG AACGCgttctgcctgtgtttgggcTGGTGCTGTGCGTTCCTGATCCCCGCGGTGATCTTCAGTCTCTTTACCGCCAACTACCTACAGCCGGCACAGTGTCACCGCTTTACCGCCAACGACCTGCCACTTGCCAG TAGTAAAGAAGAATCAGGCAAGCCTGAAGAGAAAGCAGGAAAGGCCGAACCAAACATTTACGCTGCCCTTACAACAATCCATCTGAGAAACCAAGATAACCTCTACAAAAactga